One part of the [Pantoea] beijingensis genome encodes these proteins:
- the tssA gene encoding type VI secretion system protein TssA → MTTLHNVVAACAADENTLLAEAHRHTADWERWLIPLDGGEMTGDDPGYDDDFQRIREEMNKLSGIDTGLICQLAEKLLTGVSKDLRVITFYVWARLHQDGEIGFAEGLELLAGMLDRFGAQLHPLRERSRQSALEWLGSSRITDSLSRYPEVDVAIMRRIVGALLLIDSAMRAYDEKMHPQLASLYQALENRLIQHGGANSLVPQTSREESATPVPTPSTPVMNTVTSGRDLLDQAKVLAKYLRDQPGGWLAGHHLMKSIRWDTLTELPPLDASGRTRLVPPKPDNKAHLKRLYLQKSWSELLEHTDILLAQGVNHLWLDVQWYAWQALGQLDSDSVRADILCRDLKGLLARLPGLDALAFNDGTPFADEVTLNWINEKVLDDINSWKDGAVTAAPSSDDDVLTLEPEVLAKADSEGIEAALNWLQARPGYTSIRDRWLMRLLMARITEQYGKNEMALHLLGELDDSAGKLTLAQWTPERIFEVKARRLKLLRTKAARSEAEKTRLQPEMDTLLSGLISLDPARATVLCG, encoded by the coding sequence GTGACCACTTTACACAACGTAGTTGCAGCCTGTGCAGCGGATGAAAACACCTTACTGGCAGAGGCTCACAGGCATACCGCTGACTGGGAGCGCTGGTTGATACCGCTGGATGGCGGTGAAATGACCGGAGACGACCCAGGTTATGACGACGATTTTCAGCGCATTCGTGAAGAGATGAACAAACTCTCCGGTATTGATACCGGGCTGATTTGCCAGCTTGCCGAAAAGCTGCTGACCGGAGTAAGTAAGGACCTGCGCGTTATCACTTTTTACGTTTGGGCCCGCCTTCATCAGGATGGTGAGATCGGGTTTGCGGAAGGGCTGGAACTGCTGGCCGGTATGCTGGATCGTTTTGGTGCCCAACTGCATCCGCTGCGTGAGCGCAGCCGTCAGTCTGCACTGGAGTGGCTCGGCAGCAGTCGGATCACTGACAGCCTGTCGCGCTATCCGGAAGTGGATGTGGCCATCATGCGGCGTATTGTCGGGGCGCTTTTGCTGATCGACAGTGCCATGCGTGCGTACGATGAAAAAATGCATCCGCAGCTTGCCTCGCTGTATCAGGCGCTGGAAAACCGGCTGATTCAACACGGTGGAGCAAACAGCCTGGTGCCGCAGACCAGCAGGGAAGAGAGCGCGACGCCCGTACCGACCCCCTCGACACCGGTGATGAATACCGTCACGTCAGGCCGTGATCTGCTCGACCAAGCCAAAGTGCTGGCTAAATATCTGCGTGACCAGCCCGGCGGTTGGCTGGCAGGTCATCATCTGATGAAGAGCATTCGCTGGGATACGCTGACCGAATTGCCGCCGCTGGATGCGTCCGGGCGTACCCGGCTGGTGCCGCCTAAGCCGGATAATAAGGCGCATCTCAAACGGCTGTATCTGCAAAAGAGCTGGTCGGAATTGCTGGAGCATACCGATATCCTGCTGGCGCAGGGCGTTAATCACTTGTGGCTGGATGTGCAGTGGTATGCCTGGCAAGCGCTGGGCCAGCTCGACAGCGACAGCGTACGCGCCGATATCCTCTGTCGGGACCTGAAAGGCTTACTGGCACGTCTGCCGGGGCTGGACGCGCTGGCGTTTAACGACGGAACGCCGTTCGCGGATGAAGTGACGCTGAACTGGATCAACGAAAAAGTACTGGATGATATCAATAGCTGGAAAGACGGGGCCGTTACGGCTGCGCCATCCTCTGATGATGATGTGCTGACGCTGGAACCGGAAGTATTGGCAAAGGCCGACAGCGAGGGTATTGAAGCGGCGCTGAACTGGCTACAGGCCCGGCCGGGTTATACCTCAATCCGCGACCGCTGGCTGATGCGACTGTTGATGGCACGGATCACGGAACAGTACGGGAAAAATGAGATGGCGCTGCATTTGCTGGGCGAACTCGACGACAGCGCCGGGAAACTCACGCTGGCGCAGTGGACGCCGGAACGGATATTTGAGGTTAAAGCCCGTCGGCTGAAGCTGTTACGAACCAAAGCCGCCCGCAGCGAAGCAGAGAAAACCCGCCTGCAGCCGGAAATGGACACGCTACTGTCCGGACTGATTTCGTTGGATCCCGCACGAGCCACGGTGCTGTGCGGGTGA
- a CDS encoding T6SS phospholipase effector Tle1-like catalytic domain-containing protein, translating to MFAVTTALAAAWAPPLFPAQGRLPIKPEDVMANYKKQVREQEAYLCELSEAAGRRVGFTCSQSLHISLFFDGTGNNNEHDTSVDPAHPTNIAKLYHASLRGDDVESKGYFSYYMPGVGTPFPKIGELDYSDDGLKYASGGENRINWALLMLVDALTYTVTSLQTRLSDEVAKSKLSDMRAHWPLTGEVNRRNVINNLLAPLKAKVPLAKPHLLNIKLYIYGFSRGAAEARTFVSWLTELFPARDGKAEMALLGLPVSIEFLGVLDTVPSVGIAHILPFAEGHMGWANGTQQLPDGDKFPNLIKCCRHFVAAHEQRLCFPLDTIRRPEGVYPAQTKEVIYPGMHSDVGGGYPPGEQGKARGGVGEVLSQIVLHDMYAAAFAAGAPLTAPEEAIPDELKQKQPFRAMPSDFLQEFAVFPVLVKRFNLWRTTLLDAETAAQPSETDELYGYHPHDLSMPLEEAIVNQMGWLTAWRIGRYAHGSYQTQPFFTQAKENSADQQAIDEKERKKDQAQIEAGRKAARLNPDSPDAQENLNKQGLPAYEATIDQTQLKEAAQEFRSDYFDWGRDQNSWQQIVLDTIPQNAIYLLNSDEEEPEYRRMKGDGDRIYPKLFKDRLGSITQDPKMAEVCALYDDQVHDSRAWFMYSTLKGRELWGGFFRYRMIYCGTESNKSLSLVSIAGRVVGVATLAGGVIYGVRNKKGINIATGALAGFGVGMAAMTVERKIIDLTTGEAATLLPDALALFQPTDDIGSLTASQTNQAIASQYEQSKKSMLDYLVSVGTELV from the coding sequence ATGTTCGCAGTAACTACAGCGTTAGCCGCAGCCTGGGCACCGCCGTTATTTCCTGCCCAGGGGCGGTTACCAATTAAGCCTGAAGATGTGATGGCAAACTATAAAAAACAGGTTCGTGAGCAGGAAGCTTACCTTTGTGAGTTAAGTGAAGCTGCGGGCCGCCGGGTGGGGTTTACCTGCAGCCAGAGCCTGCATATCAGCTTGTTTTTTGATGGCACGGGCAATAATAATGAGCATGATACGAGTGTAGATCCTGCCCACCCAACTAATATCGCAAAGCTGTATCATGCCTCGTTACGGGGTGATGATGTTGAGAGTAAGGGGTATTTTTCTTACTATATGCCGGGTGTTGGCACTCCATTCCCGAAAATTGGGGAGCTAGATTACAGTGATGATGGTTTAAAATATGCGTCCGGTGGTGAGAACCGGATTAACTGGGCATTACTAATGCTGGTTGATGCATTAACTTATACCGTTACCTCCCTACAAACGCGACTAAGTGATGAAGTGGCTAAATCGAAGTTATCCGATATGCGTGCTCACTGGCCGCTAACCGGTGAGGTTAACCGGCGTAATGTCATCAATAATTTACTCGCTCCTTTAAAGGCGAAAGTTCCTCTCGCAAAGCCTCATCTGCTTAATATTAAGCTGTATATCTACGGTTTTTCACGCGGTGCAGCTGAAGCCCGCACCTTTGTTAGCTGGCTAACTGAGCTGTTTCCCGCCAGGGATGGAAAAGCGGAGATGGCGCTGCTGGGCCTGCCTGTCAGCATTGAGTTTTTGGGTGTGCTGGATACCGTGCCCTCCGTAGGCATAGCACATATCCTGCCATTTGCAGAAGGGCATATGGGCTGGGCAAACGGCACCCAGCAGCTGCCTGATGGAGACAAGTTTCCCAATCTAATTAAGTGTTGCCGACATTTTGTTGCTGCTCATGAACAGCGGCTATGTTTCCCGCTTGATACCATTCGCAGGCCAGAAGGAGTGTATCCTGCCCAAACCAAAGAGGTGATATACCCCGGTATGCACTCTGATGTTGGCGGTGGTTATCCGCCCGGAGAGCAAGGGAAAGCGAGAGGTGGGGTAGGGGAAGTCTTGTCTCAGATTGTTTTGCACGATATGTATGCGGCAGCTTTTGCCGCTGGAGCGCCTCTAACTGCACCAGAAGAGGCAATTCCTGATGAGCTCAAACAGAAACAGCCATTCAGGGCAATGCCTTCAGATTTCCTTCAAGAATTCGCTGTTTTTCCTGTGTTGGTAAAAAGATTCAATCTTTGGCGTACCACATTACTCGATGCTGAAACGGCAGCGCAACCCAGTGAAACTGATGAACTCTATGGTTATCATCCCCATGATCTCAGCATGCCGCTGGAAGAAGCGATCGTGAACCAGATGGGATGGCTCACTGCCTGGCGTATTGGTCGCTATGCGCATGGTAGTTATCAAACCCAACCCTTCTTTACTCAGGCCAAAGAAAATTCAGCGGATCAGCAGGCTATCGATGAAAAGGAAAGAAAAAAAGATCAGGCGCAAATAGAAGCGGGCCGTAAAGCAGCGCGCCTGAACCCTGACTCGCCGGACGCGCAGGAAAATCTGAATAAACAAGGTCTCCCGGCCTATGAGGCAACGATCGATCAGACCCAGCTAAAAGAAGCGGCCCAGGAGTTCAGAAGTGACTACTTCGACTGGGGGCGGGATCAAAATAGCTGGCAGCAGATAGTACTGGATACCATTCCTCAAAATGCCATTTATCTTCTCAATAGCGATGAGGAAGAGCCTGAATATCGGCGTATGAAAGGCGATGGCGATCGTATCTATCCTAAATTATTTAAAGATCGGCTGGGGTCAATCACTCAGGATCCAAAGATGGCTGAAGTCTGCGCACTCTACGACGATCAGGTCCATGACTCACGCGCATGGTTTATGTACTCAACGTTAAAAGGCCGTGAGTTGTGGGGGGGGTTCTTCCGTTATCGCATGATCTACTGCGGGACTGAATCTAATAAATCACTGTCATTAGTTTCTATCGCGGGCAGGGTCGTAGGCGTTGCAACGTTGGCGGGCGGTGTTATTTACGGCGTGCGTAACAAGAAAGGGATAAATATCGCAACCGGAGCCCTTGCGGGTTTCGGCGTGGGTATGGCTGCTATGACCGTCGAACGTAAAATAATCGATCTGACAACGGGTGAAGCGGCAACGCTTCTGCCTGATGCGCTGGCTTTATTTCAGCCTACCGATGACATTGGTAGCCTGACCGCCAGTCAGACAAATCAGGCTATTGCCAGCCAGTATGAACAGTCTAAGAAAAGTATGCTGGACTACCTGGTATCGGTGGGTACGGAACTGGTATGA
- a CDS encoding ImcF-related family protein translates to MEKENKPAEFSVVSTAVLFVATVTLLVLMGGLVWWYWRADLSTEWSELRPLLVVCFIIWGLSLSALALGFIAFRLLIRDKVIREPSPAPTTKKKTTYLPLKADISQHLRSRYTLFWRRKTRLLLVVGDDAAIERLVPGLQQQQWLEGNRTVLIYGGSLTAEPDKEKYTALRKLRRGRPLDGIIRVLGNAQNLTPQISDNDLRGLEKISALLRYSAPVWLWQLCDSKWSQATRTEQAVGASFPLRSQAEDITRQLERLLPELRARGVSQIVGERSHDFLLRLGQQLQEGGIARWAQQLAPWLYSSQPRVPLRGLVFSLPADLSEDAAAVAAENDVPESQRHALTLPASWQGVVNDCGRLRGRRVGLAWEQTLGWTLMTILGVWGAGLLLSFALNRHQIVSVAEKAHALVAHPSVSDAQLTSLHDLRNDAGRLQHHLQRGTPWYQRFGLDHSQPLLEAMLPWYGVANNRLIRDPANAALTEKLTALANSAPNSDRRAQLAKPGYDQLKAWMMMARPDKVDAAFYAGTLKKVQPQRAGISTGLWQSLAPDLWAFYIAELPQQPQWKITPDSGLVSQSRQVLLQQIGRRNAESTLYENMLRSVRRNFADVSLEDMTNGVDARRLFTTDEVVPGMFTRQAWEGSIQQAIDKAANTRRDEIDWVLSDSRKAVAADLSPEALKARLTQRYFTDFAGSWLNFLNSLRLNPAHNIADVTDQLTLMSDVRQSPMIALMNTLAWQGQAGQQREGLSDSLIKSAKDLIGNKEKPVIDQRAAGPQGPLDETFGPLLQLLGKNVASNVMSADSSLSLQTYLTRITRVRLRLQQVASASDPQEMMQTLAQTVFQGKSVDLTDTQQYGSLVAASLGEEWSGFGNTMFVQPLTQAWETVLQPSAASLNDRWSRSVVANWHTAFDGRFPFAAGKSDASLPMLAEFIRKDSGRIDRFLSTELSGVLHKEGSQWVPDSAHSQGLTFNPAFLKAVNQLSQLSDILFTDGSQGISFELQARPAAQVVETQLTIDGQKLHYFNQMADWQSFRWPGDTFKPGTMLTWTSTSAGARLFGDYSGTWGFIRWLEQGKRQQLDRSQWMMSFTAPDGRTLQWVLRSQLGRGPLALLALRGFSLPEQIFSVDADAAAQALAGNGAISDMDGIEE, encoded by the coding sequence ATGGAGAAGGAAAATAAACCCGCTGAATTTTCTGTAGTGTCCACCGCGGTGTTGTTTGTTGCTACCGTGACGCTGCTTGTTCTAATGGGCGGGCTGGTATGGTGGTACTGGAGAGCGGATCTCTCCACGGAATGGAGCGAACTCCGTCCGCTGCTGGTGGTCTGTTTTATTATCTGGGGACTCTCACTTAGCGCGCTGGCGCTGGGGTTTATCGCATTCCGCTTATTGATTCGGGATAAAGTGATTCGGGAGCCTTCCCCTGCGCCCACCACAAAGAAAAAAACAACGTACCTGCCGCTCAAGGCTGATATTTCTCAGCACCTCCGCTCCCGCTACACCCTCTTCTGGCGCCGTAAAACCCGCCTGCTGCTGGTCGTGGGCGATGACGCCGCAATCGAACGGCTGGTGCCCGGCCTGCAACAGCAGCAGTGGCTGGAAGGTAACCGCACGGTGCTGATTTATGGCGGCAGCCTGACAGCTGAGCCGGACAAAGAAAAATATACCGCGCTGCGTAAGCTGCGCCGCGGCCGTCCGCTGGACGGGATTATTCGTGTGCTGGGCAACGCACAGAACCTGACGCCGCAGATCAGTGATAACGACCTGCGCGGCCTGGAGAAAATCAGCGCGCTGCTGCGCTATTCCGCCCCGGTCTGGCTGTGGCAGCTGTGCGACAGTAAGTGGTCACAGGCGACGCGCACGGAGCAGGCGGTGGGGGCCAGTTTCCCGCTGCGTTCGCAGGCGGAGGATATTACCCGCCAGCTTGAGCGGCTGCTGCCGGAACTGCGCGCCCGGGGTGTGAGTCAGATAGTCGGGGAGCGCAGTCACGACTTCCTGCTGCGTTTGGGCCAGCAGCTGCAAGAGGGCGGCATTGCCCGCTGGGCTCAGCAGCTCGCGCCGTGGCTGTATAGCTCGCAGCCGCGTGTTCCGCTGCGTGGGCTGGTTTTTAGCCTGCCGGCTGATTTATCAGAGGACGCAGCCGCTGTCGCTGCAGAGAATGACGTCCCTGAATCACAGCGCCATGCGCTGACGCTACCGGCCAGTTGGCAGGGGGTGGTGAACGACTGCGGCCGCCTGCGCGGACGTCGTGTTGGACTCGCCTGGGAGCAGACGCTGGGCTGGACGCTGATGACGATCCTTGGCGTATGGGGCGCCGGGCTGTTGCTCTCCTTTGCGCTTAACCGTCATCAGATTGTTTCGGTGGCGGAGAAAGCGCACGCCCTGGTGGCGCATCCGTCCGTTTCTGATGCGCAGCTCACCAGCCTGCACGATCTGCGTAACGATGCCGGTCGTCTGCAGCATCATCTCCAGCGGGGGACGCCGTGGTATCAGCGCTTTGGGCTGGATCACAGCCAGCCACTGCTGGAGGCGATGCTGCCGTGGTATGGCGTGGCGAATAATCGCCTGATACGCGACCCGGCCAATGCGGCGCTGACGGAAAAGCTCACCGCGCTGGCTAACTCCGCGCCCAACAGCGACCGGCGCGCGCAGCTGGCGAAACCGGGTTATGACCAGCTGAAAGCCTGGATGATGATGGCGCGACCGGATAAGGTCGATGCGGCATTTTATGCCGGTACGCTGAAAAAGGTACAGCCACAACGGGCGGGGATCTCTACCGGACTGTGGCAGAGCCTGGCCCCGGATCTGTGGGCCTTTTATATCGCAGAGCTGCCACAGCAGCCGCAGTGGAAAATCACGCCGGACAGCGGGCTGGTCAGCCAGAGCCGCCAGGTGCTGCTGCAGCAAATTGGCCGTCGTAACGCGGAAAGTACGCTGTATGAAAACATGCTCCGATCGGTTCGTCGCAATTTTGCCGACGTCTCGCTTGAGGATATGACTAACGGCGTTGATGCCCGCCGCCTGTTTACCACGGATGAGGTGGTGCCGGGGATGTTTACCCGGCAGGCGTGGGAAGGGAGTATTCAGCAGGCGATTGATAAAGCGGCGAATACCCGCCGTGATGAAATCGACTGGGTGCTGAGCGACTCCCGCAAGGCGGTTGCGGCCGATCTCTCGCCGGAGGCGCTGAAAGCGCGTCTGACACAGCGTTACTTCACGGATTTTGCCGGGAGCTGGCTGAACTTCCTCAACAGCCTGCGGCTTAATCCGGCACATAATATTGCCGATGTCACCGACCAGCTGACGCTGATGAGCGATGTGCGCCAGTCACCGATGATTGCCCTGATGAACACGCTGGCGTGGCAGGGACAGGCGGGCCAGCAGCGTGAAGGGCTGTCTGACTCCCTCATCAAATCGGCAAAAGATCTGATCGGTAATAAAGAGAAACCGGTGATCGACCAGCGCGCTGCCGGGCCGCAGGGACCGCTGGATGAAACCTTCGGACCGTTACTCCAGCTTCTGGGGAAAAACGTGGCCAGCAACGTGATGTCGGCCGACAGTTCGCTGAGCCTGCAAACGTATCTGACGCGTATCACCCGCGTGCGCCTGCGTCTGCAGCAGGTGGCGAGCGCCTCCGATCCGCAGGAGATGATGCAGACGCTGGCGCAGACGGTGTTCCAGGGAAAAAGCGTGGATCTGACCGATACCCAGCAGTACGGCAGCCTGGTGGCGGCCAGTCTGGGGGAAGAGTGGAGCGGTTTTGGCAACACGATGTTTGTGCAGCCGCTGACCCAGGCCTGGGAAACGGTACTGCAGCCGTCGGCGGCCAGCCTCAACGACCGCTGGAGCCGCTCGGTGGTGGCCAACTGGCATACTGCGTTTGACGGTCGCTTCCCGTTCGCTGCCGGCAAAAGCGACGCCTCCCTGCCGATGCTGGCGGAATTTATCCGCAAAGACAGCGGGCGCATCGATCGCTTTTTAAGTACGGAGCTGAGTGGCGTACTGCATAAAGAGGGTAGCCAGTGGGTGCCGGACAGCGCTCACAGCCAGGGGCTGACGTTTAACCCGGCGTTCCTGAAAGCGGTCAATCAGCTGAGTCAGCTGTCGGATATCCTGTTTACCGACGGCAGCCAGGGCATCAGCTTCGAGCTGCAGGCACGTCCGGCGGCTCAGGTGGTAGAAACCCAGCTGACCATCGACGGCCAGAAACTTCACTACTTCAATCAGATGGCGGACTGGCAGAGTTTCCGCTGGCCGGGCGACACCTTCAAACCCGGTACGATGCTGACCTGGACCTCGACCAGCGCTGGCGCACGTCTGTTCGGCGATTACAGCGGCACCTGGGGCTTTATTCGCTGGCTGGAGCAGGGCAAGCGTCAGCAGCTTGACCGCAGCCAGTGGATGATGAGCTTTACCGCGCCGGACGGGCGCACCCTGCAGTGGGTGCTGCGCTCCCAGCTGGGGCGTGGCCCGCTGGCGCTGTTGGCGCTGCGTGGGTTCAGCCTGCCGGAGCAAATTTTTAGTGTGGATGCCGATGCCGCGGCGCAGGCGCTGGCGGGTAACGGCGCTATCTCAGACATGGACGGAATAGAAGAGTGA
- a CDS encoding PAAR domain-containing protein yields the protein MKQVVREGDTLREYGGKVLGGHYLCFGKGIATKGDAVKCNKHGMTVISEGSSLSEVDGQPVALHGHRCACGCTLVSSFPDCGIEL from the coding sequence ATGAAACAGGTTGTACGCGAGGGCGATACCCTGCGGGAGTACGGCGGGAAAGTGCTGGGCGGGCATTATCTTTGCTTTGGTAAGGGGATAGCCACGAAAGGAGATGCGGTTAAATGTAATAAGCACGGGATGACGGTCATCAGCGAAGGCAGTTCGCTATCGGAAGTGGACGGGCAGCCGGTAGCGCTGCACGGCCACCGCTGTGCCTGTGGTTGCACGCTGGTGAGCTCCTTTCCTGATTGCGGTATTGAGCTGTGA
- a CDS encoding lysophospholipid acyltransferase family protein codes for MSNTVKPTLGSRLVARILIRLCRLLTGVRARWLSPVPDSASVRIYYANHSSHLDGIVIWASMPSQLRSSVRPVAAADYWLSSSLRRYIARRIFNAVLIKRRPSAEEGKRPNNALELMSETLNNQQSLIIFPEGTRGNGDEISAFKSGLWHLARMNPSVQLVPVYLENLNRVLPKGSHLVVPILCSATFGEPISPLEEGEEKNAFLQRAREALEGLKL; via the coding sequence ATGAGTAACACGGTGAAGCCTACATTAGGCAGCCGATTAGTGGCCCGGATCTTGATTCGTTTATGCCGTTTACTTACAGGCGTGCGTGCTCGCTGGTTATCACCCGTGCCGGATAGCGCGTCGGTCAGAATTTATTATGCTAATCACTCCAGCCATCTTGACGGTATTGTGATTTGGGCCAGTATGCCTTCTCAACTGCGATCTTCTGTCCGTCCGGTTGCTGCGGCAGATTACTGGCTCTCCTCATCGTTACGTCGCTATATTGCCCGACGCATTTTTAATGCTGTACTGATTAAGCGGCGCCCCTCTGCGGAGGAAGGCAAACGGCCAAATAACGCGCTGGAATTGATGAGTGAAACGCTGAATAACCAGCAGTCGCTGATTATTTTTCCCGAAGGAACCCGGGGCAATGGCGATGAAATCTCAGCCTTCAAAAGTGGTCTCTGGCATCTGGCCCGTATGAACCCCAGTGTTCAACTGGTGCCCGTTTACCTTGAAAACCTCAACCGTGTTCTGCCAAAAGGCTCTCATCTGGTGGTGCCGATATTGTGCTCTGCGACCTTTGGTGAGCCCATTAGCCCGCTGGAGGAAGGGGAAGAAAAAAATGCATTTTTGCAACGTGCCAGGGAAGCGCTGGAGGGGCTCAAGTTATGA
- a CDS encoding phosphatidate cytidylyltransferase has protein sequence MNFQDHALVYLLAGLFGLLIFASITGFIIEKVKGSSPVIVNLNARIRAWWMMCLLSVAAMWFGPVGSTLLFAIMSLLALRECITLTPTRRGDHEALFWCFFILLPLQYVLVGIQWYGTFAIFIPVYAFLFIPTRMALAGDSNNFLERSAKIQWSMMIAVYCISYAPALLILPIPGYEHQNIKLLLFLMIVVQISDVLQYIFGKLMGKRPIAPRLSPNKTIEGFVGGISSATLVGTLLWWITPFTPWQAALISLVITLLGFAGGLCMSAIKRDRGIKDFGAMIEGHGGMMDRIDSLCFAAPVFFHLVRFWFT, from the coding sequence ATGAATTTTCAGGATCACGCCTTGGTTTATTTGCTGGCTGGCTTATTTGGGCTACTGATATTTGCCAGCATCACCGGGTTTATTATTGAAAAAGTCAAAGGTAGCTCACCCGTTATTGTGAACCTTAATGCCCGTATTCGCGCCTGGTGGATGATGTGTTTGCTTTCGGTTGCAGCGATGTGGTTTGGGCCTGTTGGGTCAACATTATTGTTTGCAATTATGTCGCTATTGGCCTTAAGAGAGTGTATCACGCTGACGCCGACTCGCCGTGGGGATCATGAAGCGCTGTTCTGGTGCTTTTTTATTCTCCTGCCGCTGCAATATGTGCTGGTTGGCATACAGTGGTACGGAACCTTTGCCATTTTTATTCCGGTTTACGCTTTCTTATTTATCCCCACCCGAATGGCTCTGGCCGGTGACTCAAATAACTTTCTGGAAAGAAGTGCCAAAATACAGTGGAGCATGATGATTGCCGTATATTGCATCAGCTATGCACCGGCCTTACTGATACTGCCTATTCCGGGGTATGAACATCAGAATATTAAGCTGCTGCTGTTCCTGATGATTGTCGTGCAGATTTCAGATGTTCTACAGTATATCTTCGGGAAGTTAATGGGGAAACGCCCCATCGCGCCGCGTCTGAGCCCCAATAAAACGATAGAAGGATTTGTCGGTGGAATATCCTCGGCAACGCTTGTTGGGACACTACTTTGGTGGATAACCCCCTTCACGCCGTGGCAGGCTGCCCTGATTTCACTGGTGATAACGCTTTTAGGATTCGCGGGAGGGCTGTGTATGTCTGCCATTAAACGAGACCGTGGCATCAAGGATTTTGGTGCCATGATTGAAGGTCATGGGGGCATGATGGACAGAATTGATTCCCTCTGTTTTGCCGCCCCTGTTTTTTTTCATCTCGTTCGGTTTTGGTTCACCTGA
- a CDS encoding CDP-alcohol phosphatidyltransferase family protein: MAVNTNDRRPIATRDKPWAKKSALWLKNKGVTPNQISLASTGCALLACFCFLFAFYFSSLIVRDGLLLLAAGFIQGRLVCNLLDGMVAVEGGLATPAGPVYNELPDRLSDTLIFVGVGYGLSAYPGAGTLGWIAALLALMTAYLRLLGGTCGLRQRFSGPMAKQHRMALLCGCALLAIFLPAHYGQTLFFLCLVVISLGALITCWRRGKCILDELHQNAITQEKTNE; this comes from the coding sequence ATGGCTGTAAATACTAACGATCGCCGTCCGATCGCGACGCGTGATAAACCCTGGGCAAAAAAGAGTGCGCTGTGGTTAAAAAATAAAGGTGTCACCCCGAATCAAATTTCACTGGCGAGTACGGGGTGCGCTCTGCTTGCCTGCTTCTGTTTTTTATTCGCTTTCTATTTTTCATCCTTAATTGTCCGGGACGGCTTATTACTGCTGGCGGCAGGCTTCATTCAGGGGAGGCTGGTCTGTAATTTGCTTGATGGCATGGTGGCCGTAGAAGGCGGACTGGCTACGCCTGCTGGCCCTGTCTATAACGAATTACCTGACAGACTGTCGGATACGCTGATTTTTGTTGGTGTTGGCTATGGCCTGAGTGCGTATCCGGGCGCCGGAACGCTGGGCTGGATAGCAGCACTGTTGGCGTTGATGACCGCTTATTTGCGTCTTTTAGGCGGAACCTGTGGTTTACGTCAGCGTTTTTCAGGGCCAATGGCTAAACAGCACCGTATGGCGCTACTGTGCGGGTGCGCTCTGTTGGCAATTTTCTTGCCGGCACACTACGGACAAACTCTGTTTTTTCTGTGTCTGGTTGTCATCAGCCTCGGAGCGCTTATTACCTGCTGGCGTCGCGGGAAGTGCATTCTTGATGAGCTGCATCAGAATGCGATAACGCAGGAGAAAACGAATGAGTAA